The following are from one region of the Gryllotalpicola protaetiae genome:
- a CDS encoding FAD-dependent oxidoreductase → MTSRPTRRLAVIGAGMGGVSTAYFCDSGWAVDLFEARPAPGGNATTVLVPDGGGEVAVDIGAESFNPRTHPLYWSLLREIGAADAAADVLVTMPGTLSVFDARTRAPRFVSSHALRTPHYAIGLLRFARAARRFIAEDPSPDVTVGEWIDGLSLGASFTRDVLLPWLASLTCYRVEAVRRQSLLAFLLLFVRIFPDSILDRPKTYCSRIGLGGILQLLLDRCENVSLHVDAPVSRLEKIDGGWFVETPDGRHGPYEKVMVNAPPHASREFLRGVPEALLETLGRHEYYPARLIIHTDPIYMPRETRDWCSHNAAIDGDTCEATIWLGAFRTNPSTGEPVKLFKSWATQRPVESSEILAEKTFLHPLLSPATLHATRELEAWQGYEGLHFAGHYTTVTDLQETALRSGVAVAAALNPGDARLRSLPAAPNLFPHRIAP, encoded by the coding sequence GTGACCTCACGCCCGACCCGCCGCCTCGCCGTCATCGGCGCCGGCATGGGCGGCGTCTCGACCGCGTACTTCTGCGACTCGGGCTGGGCGGTCGACCTGTTCGAGGCGCGCCCCGCACCGGGCGGCAACGCGACCACGGTCCTCGTGCCCGACGGCGGCGGCGAGGTCGCCGTCGACATCGGCGCAGAGTCCTTCAACCCGCGCACGCACCCGCTCTACTGGTCGCTGCTGCGCGAGATCGGGGCGGCGGATGCCGCGGCCGACGTGCTCGTCACAATGCCCGGCACGCTCTCGGTCTTCGACGCACGCACGCGCGCACCGCGCTTCGTCTCCTCCCACGCGTTGCGCACCCCGCACTACGCGATCGGGCTGTTGCGCTTCGCCCGGGCCGCCCGCCGGTTCATAGCGGAGGACCCGTCGCCCGATGTCACCGTCGGCGAGTGGATCGACGGGCTGTCGCTCGGCGCGTCATTCACGCGCGACGTGCTGCTGCCCTGGCTCGCCTCGCTCACCTGCTACCGCGTCGAGGCGGTCAGGCGGCAGTCGCTGCTCGCCTTCCTGCTGCTCTTCGTGCGGATCTTCCCCGACAGCATCCTCGACCGGCCGAAGACGTACTGCTCCCGCATCGGGCTGGGCGGCATCCTGCAGCTGCTGCTCGACCGCTGCGAGAACGTGAGCCTGCACGTCGATGCGCCGGTGTCGAGGCTCGAGAAGATCGACGGCGGCTGGTTCGTCGAGACGCCAGACGGCCGGCACGGCCCCTACGAGAAGGTCATGGTCAACGCGCCGCCGCACGCGAGCCGCGAGTTCCTGCGCGGCGTGCCCGAGGCACTGCTCGAGACCCTCGGCCGGCACGAGTACTACCCGGCGCGTCTCATCATCCACACCGACCCGATCTACATGCCGCGAGAGACGCGCGACTGGTGCTCGCACAACGCCGCCATCGACGGCGACACGTGCGAGGCGACCATCTGGCTCGGCGCGTTCCGCACCAATCCCTCGACGGGTGAGCCGGTGAAGCTGTTCAAGAGCTGGGCGACGCAGCGGCCGGTCGAATCGAGCGAGATCCTTGCCGAGAAGACGTTCCTGCACCCGTTGCTGAGCCCCGCGACGCTGCACGCGACGCGCGAGCTCGAGGCGTGGCAGGGCTACGAGGGCCTGCACTTCGCCGGCCACTACACGACCGT
- a CDS encoding helix-turn-helix domain-containing protein, giving the protein MPTNRNPSPAMKIVGSRIAAARHEKGISQEDAAVLADMHVTSYGVLERGFGNPSLTTLVRIAYALGVDPGTLITGLTKTDIPGAERMLTASEFVEERKRRSQQR; this is encoded by the coding sequence GTGCCGACCAACCGCAATCCGTCGCCTGCGATGAAGATCGTCGGGTCTCGAATCGCGGCGGCCCGCCACGAGAAGGGCATCAGCCAGGAGGACGCGGCCGTTCTCGCTGACATGCACGTGACGAGCTACGGCGTGCTCGAACGCGGATTCGGTAACCCTTCGCTGACGACGCTGGTGCGCATCGCCTACGCGCTCGGTGTCGACCCGGGCACCCTCATCACCGGCCTCACGAAGACCGACATCCCTGGCGCGGAGCGCATGCTGACCGCGTCGGAGTTCGTCGAAGAGCGCAAGCGCCGCTCGCAGCAGCGCTAG
- a CDS encoding type II toxin-antitoxin system VapC family toxin, translating into MIVLDTNTLSELLAPSPDPRAAAVIEELLPSAYFTAVTVAEIAEGAKRMPRGQKRTRIESQLSSLVDEFSAFALPFTHREADDFGRIRAERFRMGRPVGVADAMIAAICATRGATLVTRNVRDSERVGLELINPWDADR; encoded by the coding sequence TTGATCGTCCTCGACACGAACACGCTGTCCGAGCTACTGGCACCCTCACCCGACCCCCGCGCTGCGGCGGTGATTGAGGAGCTTCTGCCCTCCGCCTACTTCACCGCGGTCACGGTGGCGGAGATAGCCGAGGGCGCCAAGCGGATGCCCAGAGGGCAGAAGCGCACTCGCATTGAGAGCCAGTTGTCGTCCCTCGTTGACGAGTTCAGCGCCTTCGCACTTCCTTTCACGCATCGGGAAGCCGACGACTTCGGGCGCATTCGGGCCGAACGATTCCGCATGGGACGGCCTGTCGGCGTGGCCGACGCCATGATCGCGGCGATCTGCGCGACTCGGGGCGCAACGCTGGTGACCCGAAACGTACGCGACTCTGAACGGGTCGGCCTCGAACTCATCAACCCGTGGGACGCGGACCGATAA
- a CDS encoding MFS transporter encodes MTRLTVLLGLGALTLMSTEGVAGDWSAWQLRQAFGAAAGIAAFGYTFFSVAMLVGRLSADRIAARFGPAAVVRFGSLLGLAGLVVIVVSPAIWLTLVGWAALGLGISGGVPQIFTAAGNQPNSAIVLSRVLTFGYVGVFGGPAIIGLIAQVTSVTDAMLLPIVLLLIAVVVAGALRKRPDVVPAEPPPDAVIGPRPTG; translated from the coding sequence ATGACGCGTCTGACCGTGCTGCTCGGCCTCGGCGCACTCACGCTGATGAGCACCGAGGGCGTCGCGGGGGACTGGAGCGCCTGGCAGCTGCGGCAGGCGTTCGGCGCGGCGGCGGGGATCGCGGCGTTCGGCTACACCTTCTTCTCTGTCGCGATGCTGGTCGGCCGGCTTTCGGCCGATCGCATCGCGGCACGGTTCGGCCCGGCCGCGGTGGTGCGCTTCGGGTCGCTGCTCGGGCTGGCCGGGCTCGTGGTCATCGTGGTGTCGCCGGCGATCTGGCTGACACTCGTCGGCTGGGCAGCGCTCGGCCTCGGCATCAGCGGCGGGGTGCCGCAGATCTTCACCGCCGCAGGCAACCAGCCGAACTCGGCGATCGTGCTCTCGCGAGTGCTGACCTTCGGCTACGTCGGCGTGTTCGGCGGCCCGGCGATCATCGGCCTGATCGCCCAGGTGACCTCTGTGACCGACGCGATGCTGCTGCCGATCGTGCTGCTGCTGATCGCGGTCGTCGTCGCCGGGGCGCTGAGGAAGCGGCCGGATGTCGTTCCGGCGGAGCCGCCGCCCGACGCGGTTATCGGTCCGCGTCCCACGGGTTGA
- a CDS encoding MFS transporter, whose product MPRRLRAARVSVFAVYATIGFLIGVWSGNVPLITHRAGVSPGLLGVISLVSSIGIVAGAQLGGRIQQWVGTVRLCLAGLGIAALSAVGVGLATNAWVLLGVLTVFCFGGGLNDVGMNMQAVFVERLYERPIMSAFHALYPVGGALGALLIFWTATLHWSAPEQLGLAAAVAAV is encoded by the coding sequence ATGCCTCGTCGTCTGCGCGCAGCCCGTGTGAGCGTGTTCGCGGTCTACGCGACGATCGGATTCCTGATCGGGGTGTGGTCGGGCAACGTGCCGCTCATCACCCATCGGGCCGGGGTGTCGCCGGGGCTGCTCGGGGTGATCTCGCTCGTCAGTTCGATCGGGATCGTCGCGGGTGCGCAGCTCGGCGGTCGGATTCAGCAGTGGGTCGGCACCGTCAGGCTGTGCCTGGCCGGGCTCGGCATCGCGGCGCTCAGCGCCGTCGGCGTCGGCTTAGCGACCAATGCGTGGGTGCTGCTCGGGGTGCTGACGGTGTTCTGCTTCGGCGGCGGGCTCAACGACGTGGGCATGAACATGCAGGCGGTGTTCGTCGAGCGGCTGTATGAGCGGCCCATCATGTCGGCGTTCCATGCGCTGTACCCCGTCGGCGGCGCGCTCGGCGCGTTGCTCATCTTCTGGACAGCGACCCTGCACTGGTCGGCGCCCGAGCAGCTCGGGCTGGCCGCCGCGGTCGCGGCCGTCTAG
- a CDS encoding AbrB/MazE/SpoVT family DNA-binding domain-containing protein, which produces MRGKLVKIGNSQGVRIPKALIEQAGLTGDIEFTLLPDGILISPLEEHDSGNLFIFAGKSALEELNTPEEDAAWAFLQ; this is translated from the coding sequence ATGAGAGGCAAGCTCGTGAAGATCGGAAACTCGCAAGGGGTGCGCATCCCCAAAGCGCTCATCGAACAAGCCGGACTGACGGGTGATATCGAGTTCACGCTTCTGCCCGACGGTATCCTCATCTCACCGCTGGAAGAGCATGATTCGGGGAATTTGTTCATCTTCGCCGGCAAGTCCGCGCTTGAGGAACTCAATACCCCCGAAGAGGACGCGGCGTGGGCGTTCTTGCAGTAG
- a CDS encoding type II toxin-antitoxin system PemK/MazF family toxin, which yields MGVLAVGEIVAVDFPFTDGSRLKRRPAMVVASMTRGDAVVSYITSQPQPGSVLLPSRFVSTTGGGLPLDSFIRPEKLYTVGPSAVVRRLGEADRRVVHEVLARLRELFTPR from the coding sequence GTGGGCGTTCTTGCAGTAGGCGAGATCGTTGCTGTCGATTTCCCATTCACCGACGGCTCACGGCTAAAACGACGACCCGCGATGGTGGTCGCTTCGATGACTCGAGGCGATGCCGTGGTGAGCTACATCACGTCTCAGCCACAACCCGGTTCGGTCCTGCTCCCCTCAAGATTCGTCTCAACGACGGGCGGCGGTCTCCCGCTCGACAGCTTCATTCGCCCCGAAAAGCTCTACACAGTGGGACCCTCGGCCGTCGTACGACGACTCGGTGAGGCCGACCGCCGCGTGGTTCACGAGGTGCTCGCCCGTCTTCGCGAGCTCTTCACTCCCCGGTGA
- a CDS encoding CDP-glycerol glycerophosphotransferase family protein, producing the protein MGLLKDARSAVRLVRKAFDRRRARRWYRERLRAAPPLPAHEFKIAVYFADGDVNLYQVRQWYKPLAELAKRWPVVIMSRTITGAEPLLRESPVPVAYLKTVVDIERFIADQDIRIVLYVNQNMRNFQMMRYGQRWHVFINHGESDKMYMTTNQFKAYDYALVAGDAALARLGRVLWDWDIDRRAIKIGRPQADHYSGKLPFTPDERQVVLYAPTWEGDRPAAAYGSIASHGEALVASLLADPRYRVIYRPHPRSGAVHRAYGEANHRIIAALRAANAANPTAHHVFDDGPELGWQLAVADMAIVDISAMVYDRLAAGKPLLVTRPVNPGAEIDEGGYLSDADWLQASDAASVASVIDTMAHDEAAAAHLRKWVDYYFGDTTQGAATKRFHEAIGFLMEEWDHHAALHSGEASAS; encoded by the coding sequence ATGGGACTTCTGAAGGACGCGCGCTCCGCGGTCCGCCTCGTGCGCAAGGCGTTCGATCGCCGTCGCGCCCGCCGGTGGTACCGCGAGCGGCTGCGCGCGGCCCCGCCTCTGCCGGCGCACGAGTTCAAGATCGCCGTGTACTTCGCCGACGGCGACGTCAACCTGTACCAGGTGCGTCAGTGGTACAAGCCGCTCGCCGAGCTCGCCAAGCGCTGGCCGGTCGTCATCATGTCGCGCACCATCACGGGCGCCGAGCCGCTGCTGCGCGAGTCACCGGTGCCCGTCGCCTACCTCAAGACCGTGGTCGACATCGAGAGATTCATAGCCGACCAAGACATCCGCATCGTCCTCTACGTCAACCAGAACATGCGCAACTTCCAGATGATGCGCTACGGCCAGCGCTGGCATGTGTTCATCAACCATGGCGAGAGCGACAAGATGTACATGACCACCAACCAGTTCAAGGCGTACGACTACGCCCTGGTTGCGGGGGATGCCGCGCTCGCTCGCCTCGGCCGCGTGCTGTGGGACTGGGACATCGATCGGCGCGCCATCAAGATCGGGCGGCCGCAGGCCGACCACTACTCAGGGAAGCTGCCGTTCACGCCCGACGAGCGGCAGGTCGTGCTCTACGCGCCCACGTGGGAGGGCGACCGGCCGGCGGCAGCCTACGGCTCGATCGCGAGTCACGGCGAGGCGCTCGTCGCGAGCCTGCTCGCCGACCCGCGCTACCGCGTGATCTATCGGCCGCACCCTCGCAGCGGTGCGGTGCACCGCGCGTACGGCGAGGCGAACCACCGGATCATCGCCGCGCTGCGGGCTGCGAACGCCGCCAACCCGACCGCGCACCATGTCTTCGACGACGGCCCCGAGCTCGGCTGGCAGCTGGCCGTCGCCGACATGGCGATCGTGGACATCTCGGCGATGGTCTACGACCGGCTCGCCGCCGGCAAGCCGCTGCTCGTCACCCGGCCCGTGAACCCTGGGGCCGAGATCGACGAGGGCGGTTATCTGTCCGACGCCGATTGGCTGCAGGCCTCCGACGCGGCATCCGTCGCCTCGGTCATCGACACGATGGCGCACGACGAGGCTGCGGCCGCCCACCTGCGCAAGTGGGTCGACTACTACTTCGGCGACACGACGCAGGGTGCGGCGACGAAGCGGTTCCACGAGGCGATCGGATTCCTCATGGAGGAGTGGGACCACCACGCGGCCCTGCACTCGGGCGAGGCGTCCGCCTCTTAG
- a CDS encoding CDP-glycerol glycerophosphotransferase family protein yields the protein MGRFTFAAGNVRKIAALPLYAFGRVAAGVVPRRRDLWAFGSGVGVGEGALALLEHVRAHDASAHVVWLARNQRDIADARALGIPAALRYSWQGFRLTLRARVLVVTHGFGDVNRFATRRAFVVNVWHGIPFKRLRIDSPEAMRVPIIGRLPFVGRWVRRAFGRSGRGISLFATASPLSAARIRSAFALTPRQAVVTGDPRDDVLLAGSAEARERTARSRISVALGEPRALSARIVMYAPTWRDGRAHPAVPSADEWAELDALLERTDSLLLIRSHPLGRGDFAAGVAASSRVLQLGAELQPDITPVLPAVDTLITDYSSIAFDFALTGGAILFLAPDVAEYVGRRGAYEPYADFSGGREVASWVSLLPVLGAVLTDSSARTPFVEHAAWLADRYHAFHDGRATERLYELIGRRLAGEVDAMPPAPPSIAASVPLRVDAVRVAPAGTGFALAVEGSLGAATPETVLLRGTRAVLPGTVEVADGRWLARIPLEVEVWGAAPTPPRSGEYALTLMNAGCHPLELDTAAALPPARRYGAAFRVAVSAARGAITVELSAPLADAEVGAVNQRRLYAAYRANTAPLEKAVFFESYFGNNVSCNPLGIDRALAASHPEVIRYWSVADASVPVPDGAIRVIDGSAEWWRARATSRLLVVNDWLRKRWRKRPGQTVLQTWHGTPLKKLALDKSGLRPRARLAARAESSRWDVLLAQNPFSADVFRSAYAFRGPIWDEGYPRNDVVARNEVGPSIRTRLGIDADATVVLYAPTWRDDRPGAVDHLDVAAFARRLGPGFVTLIRGHSRTLQPGASVTAPGVIDVTGYPEISELYLAADILITDYSSVMFDFSVTGKPIFFYVPDFEHYRDQTRGFTFDLFPVAPGPVTTSLTELADAVADASPAAVTHATRYAEWRARFNPQDDGHAGERVVERIFDEGLL from the coding sequence ATGGGTCGCTTCACCTTCGCAGCGGGCAATGTGCGCAAGATCGCGGCCCTTCCTCTTTACGCGTTCGGGCGCGTCGCCGCTGGCGTCGTACCGCGCCGCCGCGATCTGTGGGCGTTCGGGTCAGGTGTGGGCGTCGGTGAGGGTGCGCTGGCGCTGCTCGAGCACGTGCGCGCGCACGACGCGAGCGCACACGTAGTGTGGCTGGCGCGCAATCAGAGAGATATAGCGGATGCCCGTGCGCTCGGCATCCCCGCCGCGTTGCGCTATTCGTGGCAGGGGTTCCGGCTGACGCTGCGGGCGAGGGTGCTGGTCGTGACCCACGGCTTCGGCGATGTGAACCGCTTCGCGACGCGCCGTGCGTTCGTCGTGAACGTGTGGCACGGCATCCCGTTCAAGAGGTTGCGCATCGACTCGCCGGAGGCGATGCGCGTGCCCATCATCGGCCGGCTGCCTTTCGTCGGCCGCTGGGTGCGTCGCGCGTTCGGCCGCTCGGGTCGCGGCATCTCGCTGTTCGCGACGGCGTCGCCGCTGTCGGCCGCGCGCATCCGCTCGGCGTTCGCGCTGACACCGCGGCAAGCCGTTGTGACGGGCGACCCGCGCGACGACGTGCTGCTCGCCGGATCGGCGGAGGCGCGCGAGCGCACCGCACGCTCGCGCATCTCGGTCGCGCTGGGCGAGCCGCGTGCGCTCAGCGCGCGCATCGTGATGTACGCGCCGACCTGGCGCGACGGGCGCGCTCACCCCGCCGTTCCTTCCGCTGACGAGTGGGCCGAGCTCGACGCGCTGCTCGAACGCACCGACTCGCTGCTGCTCATCCGCTCGCACCCGCTCGGCCGCGGCGATTTCGCGGCCGGCGTCGCCGCGAGCTCCCGGGTGCTGCAGCTCGGCGCCGAGCTGCAGCCGGACATCACGCCGGTGCTGCCCGCCGTGGACACGCTCATCACGGACTATTCGTCGATCGCGTTCGACTTCGCGCTCACGGGCGGCGCGATCCTGTTCCTCGCACCCGATGTCGCCGAGTACGTCGGCCGCCGCGGCGCCTACGAGCCCTACGCCGACTTCTCGGGGGGTCGCGAGGTCGCCAGCTGGGTGTCGCTTCTTCCGGTTCTCGGTGCGGTGCTGACGGATTCCTCGGCCCGCACTCCCTTCGTCGAGCACGCCGCCTGGCTGGCCGACAGGTACCACGCGTTCCACGACGGCCGCGCTACCGAGCGCCTCTACGAGTTGATCGGGCGCCGCCTCGCCGGCGAGGTCGATGCCATGCCACCGGCGCCGCCGTCGATCGCGGCCTCCGTGCCGCTCCGGGTCGACGCGGTGCGCGTCGCGCCCGCCGGCACCGGGTTCGCGCTTGCCGTCGAGGGGTCGCTCGGTGCCGCGACGCCTGAGACGGTGCTGCTGCGCGGCACGCGTGCGGTGCTTCCCGGGACCGTCGAGGTCGCAGACGGTCGTTGGCTCGCCCGCATCCCGCTCGAGGTCGAGGTGTGGGGCGCAGCGCCCACCCCGCCGCGCTCCGGCGAATATGCCCTCACGCTCATGAATGCCGGCTGTCATCCGCTGGAGCTCGACACAGCCGCCGCGCTGCCGCCTGCGCGGCGCTACGGCGCCGCCTTCCGTGTCGCAGTGTCGGCGGCCCGCGGTGCGATCACCGTCGAGCTCTCTGCCCCGCTGGCCGACGCCGAGGTCGGCGCAGTGAATCAGCGGCGCCTCTATGCCGCCTATCGCGCGAACACCGCGCCGCTCGAGAAGGCCGTGTTCTTCGAGAGCTACTTCGGCAACAACGTCTCGTGCAACCCGCTGGGCATCGACCGTGCGCTCGCGGCGTCGCACCCCGAGGTGATCCGCTACTGGTCGGTCGCCGACGCCTCGGTGCCAGTGCCTGACGGCGCGATTCGGGTCATCGACGGCAGCGCCGAGTGGTGGCGCGCTCGTGCGACCTCTCGTCTGCTCGTCGTCAACGACTGGCTGCGCAAGCGCTGGCGCAAACGGCCGGGGCAGACCGTGCTGCAGACCTGGCACGGCACGCCGCTCAAGAAGCTCGCCCTCGACAAGTCTGGCCTGCGGCCGCGCGCCCGACTCGCGGCCAGGGCAGAGAGCTCCCGCTGGGACGTCCTGCTCGCCCAGAACCCGTTCAGCGCCGATGTATTCCGATCGGCGTATGCATTCCGCGGCCCGATCTGGGACGAGGGGTACCCGCGCAACGACGTCGTCGCACGGAACGAGGTCGGGCCGAGCATCCGCACGCGCCTCGGCATCGACGCAGACGCGACCGTCGTGCTCTACGCGCCCACCTGGCGCGACGATCGACCGGGCGCCGTCGACCACCTCGACGTCGCCGCTTTCGCGCGGCGGCTCGGGCCGGGGTTCGTCACCCTGATCCGAGGACACTCGCGCACGCTGCAGCCCGGCGCCTCCGTCACCGCGCCAGGTGTCATCGACGTCACCGGCTACCCGGAGATCAGCGAGCTGTACCTCGCCGCCGACATCCTCATCACCGACTATTCCTCGGTCATGTTCGACTTCAGTGTCACCGGCAAGCCGATCTTCTTCTACGTGCCGGACTTCGAGCACTACCGCGACCAGACCCGCGGCTTCACCTTCGACCTGTTCCCGGTCGCGCCGGGGCCGGTGACGACGAGCCTGACCGAGCTGGCGGATGCCGTGGCAGACGCTTCACCGGCCGCCGTCACGCACGCGACCCGCTACGCCGAGTGGCGTGCGCGGTTCAACCCGCAGGACGACGGCCACGCAGGCGAGCGGGTCGTCGAGCGCATCTTCGACGAGGGACTGCTGTAG
- a CDS encoding glycosyltransferase family 2 protein, which produces MTHDFHDLGEQPGVSYVMPVLNEEEHVAAAVASLLAQDYAGPSEVVLALGPSSDGTDAAVAALLAAEPRITVVRNPDGATPSGLNRAIEASSYPVVVRVDAHSILPADYTRTAVEVMQRTGADNVGGVMDAQGVTAFEQAVAVAYGSRIGLGGTRHHTSGKEGPAETVYLGVFRRQSLIDAGLFDEGFKRGQDWELNRRIRSRGGVVWFTPALKVGYRPRASVLALAKQFFSTGVWRGELARRFPANNGLRYWAPPIAVVLIVLGIIAGLLSEMSPWWLLGFVIPAGYLLIVIAASVIARAHGLKAMAWFVVVLPVIHFTWGFGFILGFLKLTRNLAEFTGR; this is translated from the coding sequence ATGACGCACGACTTCCACGATCTGGGTGAGCAGCCCGGCGTCTCGTACGTGATGCCCGTCCTCAATGAAGAGGAGCACGTGGCAGCGGCGGTCGCCAGCCTGCTCGCGCAGGACTACGCGGGGCCGTCGGAGGTCGTGCTGGCGCTCGGGCCGAGTAGCGATGGCACGGATGCCGCAGTGGCGGCGCTTCTCGCGGCCGAGCCCCGCATCACGGTTGTCCGCAACCCCGACGGGGCGACGCCTTCCGGTCTGAACCGGGCGATCGAAGCATCCTCGTACCCTGTCGTCGTGCGCGTCGACGCGCACTCGATCCTGCCCGCCGACTACACGCGCACCGCCGTCGAGGTGATGCAGCGCACGGGCGCAGACAACGTCGGCGGCGTGATGGACGCGCAGGGCGTCACGGCCTTCGAGCAGGCGGTCGCCGTGGCCTACGGCAGTCGCATCGGCCTCGGTGGCACCCGCCACCACACGAGTGGCAAGGAAGGGCCGGCTGAGACGGTCTATCTCGGCGTCTTCCGCCGCCAGAGCCTCATCGACGCCGGCCTGTTCGACGAGGGGTTCAAGCGCGGTCAGGACTGGGAGCTCAACCGGCGCATCCGTTCACGCGGCGGCGTGGTCTGGTTCACCCCTGCGCTCAAGGTCGGCTACCGGCCCCGCGCGAGCGTGCTCGCTCTCGCGAAGCAGTTCTTCTCGACCGGGGTCTGGCGCGGCGAGCTCGCCCGCCGCTTCCCGGCGAACAACGGCCTGCGTTACTGGGCGCCGCCGATCGCTGTCGTGCTGATCGTGCTCGGCATCATCGCCGGCCTGCTCTCAGAGATGTCACCGTGGTGGCTGCTCGGCTTCGTGATCCCCGCCGGCTACCTGCTGATCGTGATCGCCGCGAGCGTCATCGCCCGCGCGCACGGGCTCAAGGCGATGGCGTGGTTCGTGGTCGTGCTGCCGGTGATCCACTTCACGTGGGGCTTCGGTTTCATCCTCGGGTTCCTCAAGCTGACGCGAAACCTCGCTGAGTTCACCGGTCGCTGA
- a CDS encoding S1C family serine protease, with amino-acid sequence MSDNANEPVNPEQPESAQPENPTAAQQPEWQAPAQASAPQQPATPAQPAAPQAPRWGEYASQQPGQPAQPAAQQPPQSTQPYPGTYQPGYQHTQPTQPLGGYAQPQQQAPQQPQQHPYYAQFTSPQPMNIGQQPQPGQPGQPQVQKPRSTLTGKSIAIIAAALVVGGLLGGGVAGGVNALANHNSGTPVSISGGGSGASNITVQDPKNATQVTAVAAKASNSVVTINVTGQQESGTGSGVILTDDGYILTNTHVVTLDGDESDGQIQVQTNDGSLYTAKVIGTDPTDDLAVIKLNNASGLTPINWGDSTKLNVGDQVIAIGAPLGLQGTVTDGIVSALNRSVTLESSAPKQAGGSGGNDDQNPFGGGFGGGNPFDQGQQSSDTSSIFVPAIQTDAAINPGNSGGALLNDSGELVGINVAIASTGSSDGSTQSGNIGVGFAIPAAVAHRIADELKDSGKATHGLLGATVSNAAAQQDATTVGAHIESVNSGSAAGNAGLKAGDVVTNVGGVPITSSDDLTAQIRSAAAGSTVKLTYVRDGKTYQTDVTLGSYSPQS; translated from the coding sequence ATGAGCGACAACGCGAACGAGCCTGTGAACCCAGAGCAGCCCGAGAGCGCCCAGCCCGAGAACCCGACCGCGGCGCAGCAGCCCGAATGGCAGGCGCCCGCGCAGGCATCCGCCCCTCAGCAGCCTGCGACGCCTGCTCAGCCGGCCGCGCCGCAGGCTCCGCGATGGGGTGAGTATGCGTCGCAGCAGCCGGGCCAGCCCGCACAGCCGGCGGCGCAGCAGCCTCCGCAGTCGACCCAGCCGTACCCGGGCACGTACCAGCCCGGCTACCAGCACACGCAGCCGACGCAGCCGCTCGGCGGGTACGCGCAGCCTCAGCAGCAGGCCCCCCAGCAGCCCCAGCAGCACCCCTACTACGCGCAGTTCACCTCGCCGCAGCCGATGAACATCGGCCAGCAGCCCCAGCCCGGCCAACCTGGCCAGCCGCAGGTCCAGAAGCCCAGGAGCACCCTGACCGGCAAGTCGATCGCGATCATCGCGGCCGCTCTGGTCGTCGGCGGACTGCTCGGCGGCGGTGTCGCGGGCGGCGTCAACGCTCTCGCGAACCACAACAGTGGCACCCCCGTGAGCATCAGCGGCGGCGGTAGCGGCGCCTCGAACATCACCGTGCAGGACCCGAAGAACGCGACGCAGGTCACCGCCGTCGCCGCGAAGGCCTCGAACAGCGTGGTCACGATCAACGTGACGGGGCAGCAGGAATCCGGCACGGGGTCGGGCGTGATCCTGACCGATGACGGCTACATCCTGACCAACACGCACGTCGTGACGCTCGACGGCGACGAGTCCGACGGCCAGATCCAGGTGCAGACCAATGACGGCTCGCTCTACACGGCCAAGGTCATCGGCACGGATCCGACCGACGACCTCGCCGTCATCAAGCTGAACAACGCGTCCGGCCTCACCCCGATCAACTGGGGCGATTCGACGAAGCTCAACGTCGGCGACCAGGTGATCGCGATCGGTGCGCCGCTCGGCCTGCAGGGCACCGTCACCGACGGCATCGTCAGCGCGCTGAACCGCAGCGTGACCCTCGAGTCGAGCGCGCCGAAGCAGGCGGGCGGCAGCGGCGGCAACGACGACCAGAACCCGTTCGGCGGCGGCTTCGGGGGTGGCAACCCGTTCGACCAGGGCCAGCAGTCCTCTGACACCAGCAGCATCTTCGTGCCCGCGATTCAGACGGATGCCGCGATCAACCCCGGCAACTCGGGTGGCGCGCTGCTCAACGACAGCGGCGAGCTCGTCGGCATCAACGTCGCCATCGCGAGCACCGGCTCGAGCGACGGTTCGACGCAGTCGGGAAACATCGGCGTCGGCTTCGCGATCCCCGCGGCGGTCGCGCACCGCATCGCCGATGAGCTGAAGGACAGCGGCAAGGCGACCCACGGCCTGCTCGGTGCGACCGTGAGCAATGCGGCTGCCCAGCAGGATGCCACGACCGTCGGCGCTCACATCGAGTCGGTGAACTCGGGCAGCGCTGCGGGCAACGCGGGTCTCAAGGCGGGTGACGTCGTCACCAACGTGGGCGGCGTTCCGATCACGAGTTCCGACGACCTGACGGCGCAGATCCGCTCGGCGGCTGCAGGCTCGACCGTCAAGCTCACCTATGTGCGCGACGGCAAGACCTACCAGACCGACGTCACCCTGGGCAGCTACTCGCCGCAGTCGTAA